In the genome of Mycobacterium kansasii ATCC 12478, one region contains:
- the eccCb gene encoding type VII secretion protein EccCb, with protein sequence MSTEVVVAAPPEVPPSASPGLLVRVAPLAISVVMLGITAAAFLSGSPATRSPVFLAFPAMTVASLVVTAVTGLGRGRDGSLDGERLDYLRYLTGLRATVTEIAVAQHYSLNWQHPEPEWLFTLVGGPRMWERRQADPDFCRVRIGRGTRPLATRLVASQLPAGQRADMVTVTALRRFLRAHSAITEAPLAISLRDAVTIEGDAVLVRGLIRAMVCQLAVLHPPDQLLIAAVASDLNRGHWDWLKWLPHNQHQRCVDALGSARMVYATWAAAHASLGGAALPTVVIVDTDEPAGAFPPGSMILAVGRCGNGSAMVIRHGGEAETPARADRLEPVDALVCARLLAAYGAGDGTDRSTVGSEWANLLGIGEVDAFDPAARWRNQNARDRLRAPIGIAVDGTPVELDIKEPAERGMGPHGLCVGATGSGKSELLRTVALGMMARNGPEVLNLLLIDFKGGATFLDLAQAPHVAAVITNLADEAPLVARMQEALAGEMNRRQQLLRTAGNFVSVAAYENARHGGARLSALPTLFIIVDEFSELLSQHPDFAEVFVAIGRLGRSLGMHLLLASQRLDESRLRGLEAHLSYRVCLKTLSPSDSRAVLGTLDAYELPNTPGAGWLRTATGELTHFQTAFVSAPLPPPGAAARSAPPQEVRLFTSQHAGAVTGATEASAEPARSVFHAVLDRLAGHGPPAHQVWLPPLREAPPLGALLADDARRELMVPIGVVDRPFHQSRAPLTVDLSAAAGHVAVVGATRSGKSTALCTLITALAATHDAGRVQFYCLDFGGGVLATIRDLPHVGAVAGRSEPELVRRMVAELESVLRSRESSACEQDGSCDRPADVFLVVDGWATVRHEFGELEEPITALAAHGLSFGIHVMVSASRWAEIRPSLKDQIGTRVELRLGDPADSEVDRRQAQQVPRDRPGRGLAPDGSHMLVAPPGRNGVDMCRHRGDAVAPPIPLLPARVDYDTGQCLAAGQRILLGLEERELQPAAIDFEHQSHLVIFGDNECGKSATLRLLCREIVRARTPAQARLFIVDYRRALLGVVESQHLGGYAMSVRALDAMLPGVVSLLQQRMPPAEVSQTQLRNRSWWAGPDIYLVVDDYDLVTTTAGNPLLAVVEYLPYATDLGLHLVIARRSGGAARAMFEPLLAGLRDFGCMALMMSGRPEEGALFGTSRPGPLPAGRGVLIGRTGDERRVQVAWSPAP encoded by the coding sequence GTGTCAACCGAAGTGGTGGTCGCCGCGCCACCGGAGGTGCCGCCATCCGCATCACCGGGTCTGCTGGTACGCGTTGCGCCGCTTGCGATATCGGTGGTGATGCTCGGCATTACGGCAGCAGCCTTCCTTTCGGGATCGCCGGCAACCCGCAGCCCGGTGTTTCTGGCGTTCCCGGCGATGACGGTGGCGTCGCTGGTCGTCACCGCGGTAACCGGCCTCGGTCGCGGCCGCGATGGCAGCCTGGACGGCGAGCGCCTGGACTACCTCCGATACCTAACCGGCCTGCGCGCAACGGTCACCGAAATCGCTGTGGCACAGCATTACTCACTGAACTGGCAGCATCCCGAGCCCGAGTGGCTGTTCACCCTGGTCGGTGGACCGCGGATGTGGGAGCGCCGCCAGGCCGATCCCGACTTCTGCCGCGTACGTATCGGCCGTGGAACCCGGCCGCTGGCAACCCGTTTGGTGGCTTCGCAGCTGCCGGCCGGGCAGCGAGCCGACATGGTCACCGTGACCGCGCTGCGCCGTTTCCTACGCGCGCATTCGGCGATTACCGAGGCACCCCTGGCGATCTCGTTACGCGATGCCGTCACCATCGAGGGCGACGCGGTCCTGGTACGCGGGCTGATCCGCGCGATGGTCTGTCAACTCGCGGTGCTGCACCCGCCGGATCAGCTGCTGATAGCAGCGGTGGCCAGCGACCTGAATCGGGGACACTGGGACTGGCTGAAGTGGTTGCCGCACAACCAACACCAACGTTGTGTCGACGCGCTGGGCTCGGCTCGGATGGTGTATGCCACTTGGGCGGCTGCACACGCCTCGCTCGGCGGTGCAGCGCTGCCGACCGTGGTGATCGTCGACACCGACGAACCCGCCGGCGCCTTCCCCCCCGGCTCGATGATCCTCGCGGTCGGCCGCTGCGGTAACGGTTCGGCCATGGTGATCCGGCATGGCGGCGAGGCCGAGACACCGGCACGCGCGGACCGGCTGGAACCCGTCGACGCGCTGGTATGCGCGCGCCTGCTGGCGGCGTACGGGGCCGGCGACGGAACTGACCGCAGTACCGTCGGCTCAGAATGGGCCAACCTGCTCGGCATCGGTGAGGTCGATGCCTTTGACCCGGCCGCCCGGTGGCGCAACCAGAACGCCCGAGACCGGCTCCGTGCTCCGATCGGTATCGCGGTCGACGGTACCCCGGTCGAACTGGACATCAAGGAACCCGCCGAAAGAGGTATGGGACCGCACGGCCTGTGTGTCGGCGCCACCGGGTCGGGAAAGTCGGAACTGTTGCGCACCGTCGCACTGGGCATGATGGCACGCAATGGTCCCGAGGTGCTCAACCTGCTGCTGATCGATTTCAAAGGTGGCGCAACGTTTCTCGACCTGGCCCAGGCACCGCATGTGGCCGCGGTCATTACCAATCTGGCCGACGAGGCGCCGCTGGTCGCCCGGATGCAAGAGGCCCTGGCCGGCGAGATGAACCGTCGGCAACAGTTGCTGCGGACGGCCGGCAACTTTGTCAGCGTGGCCGCCTACGAGAACGCGCGCCACGGTGGCGCTCGACTGTCCGCCCTGCCGACGCTGTTCATCATCGTCGACGAGTTCTCCGAGCTGCTGAGCCAGCACCCCGATTTCGCCGAGGTATTCGTCGCGATCGGCCGGCTCGGACGCTCGCTGGGGATGCATCTGCTGCTCGCCAGTCAGCGGCTCGACGAGAGCAGGTTGCGTGGGCTGGAAGCCCACCTGTCCTACCGGGTATGCCTGAAGACGTTGTCCCCCAGCGACTCACGGGCCGTGTTGGGAACTCTCGACGCCTACGAGTTGCCCAACACGCCGGGCGCCGGCTGGCTGCGCACGGCCACCGGGGAGCTGACCCACTTCCAGACCGCGTTCGTTTCGGCACCGCTGCCGCCGCCCGGGGCTGCGGCTCGATCGGCCCCGCCGCAGGAGGTGCGGCTGTTCACGTCGCAGCATGCCGGGGCGGTCACGGGCGCCACCGAGGCGAGTGCCGAGCCCGCGCGCAGCGTGTTTCATGCCGTGTTGGACCGATTGGCCGGTCACGGTCCACCCGCACACCAAGTCTGGTTGCCGCCGCTGCGGGAGGCGCCGCCGCTGGGTGCCCTGTTGGCCGACGATGCGCGGCGCGAGCTGATGGTGCCGATCGGGGTCGTGGACCGGCCGTTTCACCAGTCCCGCGCGCCGCTGACTGTCGACTTGTCCGCGGCCGCAGGGCATGTCGCGGTCGTGGGCGCGACCCGATCGGGCAAGTCGACCGCCTTGTGCACACTGATCACCGCATTGGCGGCCACCCACGATGCGGGCCGCGTCCAGTTCTATTGCCTGGACTTCGGCGGCGGGGTCCTGGCCACGATCCGCGACCTACCGCATGTGGGGGCGGTTGCCGGACGGTCGGAGCCGGAGTTGGTCCGGCGCATGGTCGCCGAGCTGGAGTCGGTGCTGCGGTCGCGCGAGTCATCGGCATGCGAGCAAGACGGGAGCTGCGACCGGCCCGCCGACGTGTTCCTGGTGGTCGACGGCTGGGCAACGGTGCGCCATGAATTCGGCGAACTGGAGGAGCCGATCACCGCGCTGGCGGCGCACGGCCTTTCATTCGGGATTCACGTGATGGTGTCGGCGTCGCGATGGGCGGAGATCCGGCCGTCGCTGAAGGATCAAATCGGCACCCGGGTCGAGCTGCGTCTCGGCGACCCCGCCGATTCCGAAGTGGACCGCAGGCAGGCGCAGCAGGTGCCCCGCGACCGGCCGGGACGCGGCCTTGCGCCCGACGGTTCGCACATGTTGGTAGCCCCGCCGGGGCGGAACGGAGTCGATATGTGTCGCCACCGCGGCGACGCGGTAGCGCCGCCGATACCGTTGTTGCCCGCGCGGGTGGACTACGACACCGGCCAGTGCCTCGCGGCCGGCCAGCGCATCCTGCTCGGTCTCGAGGAGCGCGAACTGCAGCCCGCCGCAATCGATTTCGAACATCAATCCCATCTGGTGATTTTCGGCGACAACGAGTGCGGGAAGTCGGCCACGCTCCGCCTGCTGTGCCGGGAGATCGTCCGGGCCAGAACGCCTGCTCAGGCCCGACTTTTCATCGTCGACTACCGGCGCGCCCTGCTCGGTGTTGTCGAGTCACAACACCTCGGGGGGTATGCCATGTCGGTGCGGGCATTGGATGCAATGCTGCCGGGCGTGGTATCGCTGCTACAGCAACGAATGCCGCCCGCCGAGGTGAGCCAGACGCAGTTGCGTAACAGGTCCTGGTGGGCCGGACCCGACATCTATCTGGTGGTCGACGACTACGACCTGGTCACCACAACCGCGGGTAACCCACTGCTGGCTGTGGTCGAATACCTGCCGTATGCAACGGATCTCGGACTGCACCTGGTGATTGCGCGGCGCAGCGGCGGAGCCGCACGAGCCATGTTCGAGCCACTGCTGGCGGGTCTGCGTGACTTCGGCTGCATGGCGCTGATGATGAGCGGACGTCCGGAGGAAGGCGCGTTGTTCGGCACGAGCCGCCCGGGCCCGTTGCCCGCGGGCCGCGGTGTCCTGATAGGCCGAACCGGTGACGAGCGACGGGTCCAGGTGGCGTGGAGTCCGGCGCCATGA
- a CDS encoding type VII secretion-associated protein, which produces MSTHPVVIEAGPGAIRRLCCDAGVLTDTEVRAAALDAIDDPVALVAERPVAVAALWSATLRRLACDHGHGMVVVHPSWWPVARVGVVTRAARAVAAGDLVVRPRSWLLTRAAAEVAAEVAAEAVVVEIADGLVAVVDSDVMTAVPRLAKDRVVADEVAGVVAGMTRGTGAAVVIDVPGTIAGAAALATAIAGALRGRQAVAEVDDARLSRLAKEVPEKPTGPSDGSPRVERGARAGRFAGLAAAGVALTVLVVAATAHHGATAVPVAPTTFLVEGRVALIAPAGWPTQRVIGGPGSARVQLTSPTDPEVALHITQSQVPGETLTQTVERLRRAVDAEPAGVFVDFNPSGVSAGRPSVTYRELRAGHDVWWTVLLDGGVRISIGCQSRPGAQDAVRDVCERAVRSAHAVG; this is translated from the coding sequence ATGAGCACGCATCCTGTGGTGATCGAGGCCGGCCCCGGCGCCATCCGCCGACTGTGTTGTGACGCAGGCGTTCTCACCGACACGGAGGTACGCGCGGCTGCCCTGGATGCGATCGACGACCCGGTGGCGCTGGTCGCCGAGCGGCCGGTCGCCGTCGCGGCGCTGTGGTCGGCCACGTTGCGCAGACTGGCGTGCGACCACGGCCACGGCATGGTCGTCGTGCATCCGTCATGGTGGCCGGTGGCGCGGGTGGGTGTGGTCACCAGGGCGGCCCGGGCGGTGGCTGCGGGTGACCTCGTGGTGCGGCCGCGGTCGTGGCTGCTCACCCGAGCCGCCGCTGAGGTCGCCGCTGAGGTCGCCGCGGAAGCCGTCGTGGTGGAGATCGCGGACGGGTTGGTGGCTGTCGTCGACTCCGACGTGATGACCGCCGTGCCGCGCTTGGCGAAGGATCGGGTGGTGGCCGACGAGGTCGCCGGGGTTGTCGCCGGCATGACCCGGGGCACCGGGGCCGCGGTGGTCATCGACGTGCCCGGCACTATAGCGGGAGCGGCTGCGCTCGCGACGGCGATCGCTGGTGCGCTGCGCGGTCGCCAAGCCGTCGCCGAGGTCGATGATGCTCGACTGTCGCGGCTGGCGAAGGAGGTGCCGGAGAAGCCGACGGGGCCCTCGGATGGGTCCCCGCGTGTGGAGCGTGGAGCCCGCGCCGGCAGGTTCGCGGGGCTAGCGGCTGCTGGCGTCGCCCTGACGGTGCTGGTGGTAGCTGCAACGGCGCATCACGGTGCCACGGCGGTGCCGGTGGCGCCGACGACGTTTCTGGTGGAGGGCCGCGTCGCGCTCATTGCTCCCGCCGGCTGGCCAACGCAGCGGGTGATCGGCGGGCCGGGTTCGGCTCGAGTACAGCTCACGTCGCCGACAGATCCCGAGGTGGCGTTGCACATCACCCAATCGCAGGTGCCCGGGGAAACGCTGACGCAGACCGTCGAACGGTTGCGACGGGCCGTCGACGCCGAACCAGCCGGTGTGTTCGTCGACTTCAACCCGTCCGGCGTCAGCGCCGGCCGGCCCTCGGTGACCTACCGCGAGCTGCGCGCCGGACATGACGTGTGGTGGACGGTGTTGCTCGACGGCGGCGTCCGGATCAGCATCGGATGCCAGAGCAGACCCGGTGCCCAGGACGCCGTCCGCGACGTCTGTGAACGTGCCGTGCGGTCGGCGCATGCGGTCGGCTGA
- a CDS encoding WXG100 family type VII secretion target, whose amino-acid sequence MVSPNALNADFDLMRSVAATTDARNEEIRAMLQAFIGRMSSVPPSIWGGMAAARFKGVVDRWHAESTRLYHVLHAIAETIRHNEAVLRDAGQSHALHIAAAGGEL is encoded by the coding sequence ATGGTGAGCCCGAACGCACTGAATGCCGATTTCGACCTGATGCGGTCGGTCGCGGCCACGACGGACGCGCGCAACGAGGAAATCCGGGCAATGCTGCAGGCATTCATCGGCCGGATGAGCAGCGTGCCGCCGTCGATCTGGGGCGGGATGGCGGCAGCGCGATTCAAAGGCGTGGTGGATCGCTGGCACGCCGAGTCGACGAGGCTGTACCACGTGCTGCATGCGATCGCCGAAACGATTCGGCACAACGAGGCCGTGCTGCGTGATGCCGGTCAAAGCCATGCCCTCCACATCGCCGCAGCCGGCGGGGAGCTGTGA
- a CDS encoding WXG100 family type VII secretion target, whose translation MTTEPALSYNFDAIEYSVRQEIHATSARFNAALEELRSHIAPLQQLWTREAAAAYQLEQLRWHQAASALNEILVDLGNAVRDGVAEVAHADRRAAGMWAR comes from the coding sequence ATGACCACAGAACCGGCCTTGTCGTACAACTTCGACGCCATCGAATACAGCGTTCGTCAGGAGATCCACGCCACCTCGGCGCGTTTCAACGCCGCGCTCGAGGAGCTGAGATCCCACATCGCGCCGTTGCAGCAACTTTGGACTCGGGAAGCGGCGGCCGCATACCAACTCGAGCAGCTCAGGTGGCATCAGGCTGCCAGCGCCCTCAACGAGATCCTGGTCGACTTGGGAAATGCCGTCCGCGACGGCGTCGCGGAGGTGGCGCACGCCGACCGCCGGGCAGCCGGCATGTGGGCACGCTAG
- the rplM gene encoding 50S ribosomal protein L13, with protein MPTYAPKAGDTTRSWYVIDATDVVLGRLAVAAANLLRGKHKPTFAPNVDGGDFVIIVNADKVAISGDKLRHKMAYRHSGYPGGLRKRTIGELMQKHPDRVVEKAIVGMLPKNKLSREIQRKLRVYAGPEHPHTAQQPVPFEIKQVAQ; from the coding sequence GTGCCTACATACGCGCCCAAGGCGGGTGACACCACGAGGTCGTGGTACGTCATCGACGCCACGGACGTGGTGCTTGGCCGCCTTGCCGTCGCAGCGGCCAACCTGCTGCGCGGCAAGCACAAGCCGACGTTCGCGCCCAATGTCGACGGTGGCGACTTCGTCATCATCGTCAACGCCGACAAGGTCGCCATCAGCGGCGACAAACTGCGCCACAAAATGGCTTACCGCCACTCGGGATATCCCGGTGGCCTGCGCAAGCGCACCATCGGCGAGCTGATGCAAAAGCATCCGGATCGAGTGGTGGAAAAGGCGATCGTCGGGATGCTGCCCAAGAACAAGCTGAGCCGTGAGATCCAGCGCAAGCTCCGCGTCTACGCCGGGCCGGAGCATCCCCACACCGCGCAGCAGCCGGTTCCGTTCGAGATCAAGCAGGTGGCGCAGTGA
- the rpsI gene encoding 30S ribosomal protein S9 → MTEISEAPAVESQPVHHESFVFERPIQTVGRRKEAVVRVRLVPGTGKFDLNGRTLEDYFPNKVHQQLIKAPLVTVDRVESYDIFAHLNGGGPSGQAGALRLGIARALILANPEDRPPLKKAGFLTRDPRATERKKYGLKKARKAPQYSKR, encoded by the coding sequence GTGACCGAAATCAGCGAGGCTCCCGCCGTCGAGAGCCAGCCAGTCCATCACGAATCGTTCGTGTTCGAACGCCCCATCCAGACAGTAGGGCGCCGTAAGGAAGCCGTGGTACGGGTGCGTCTGGTGCCCGGCACCGGCAAGTTCGACCTCAACGGCCGCACCCTGGAGGACTACTTCCCCAACAAGGTGCACCAGCAGCTCATCAAGGCTCCGCTGGTCACGGTCGACCGGGTGGAAAGCTACGACATCTTCGCCCACCTCAACGGCGGCGGCCCGTCGGGCCAAGCTGGGGCGTTGCGCCTGGGCATAGCCCGCGCGCTGATCCTGGCCAACCCGGAGGACCGGCCCCCGCTGAAGAAGGCCGGGTTCCTCACCCGCGACCCGCGTGCCACCGAGCGCAAGAAGTACGGGCTGAAGAAGGCCCGCAAGGCGCCTCAGTACAGCAAGCGCTGA
- the glmM gene encoding phosphoglucosamine mutase gives MGRLFGTDGVRGVANRELTAELALALGAAAARHLASPGRPGRRVAVVGRDPRASGEMLEAAVIAGLTSQGVDALRVGVLPTPAVAYLTGAYDADFGVMISASHNPMPDNGIKIFGAGGQKLDDDTEDQIENLVASGPGLRPVGAGIGRVVDAEDAAERYLRQVSKASTTPLDGLTVVVDCAHGAASAVAPRAYRAAGATVIAINAEPNGVNINDACGSTDLDSLRAAVIAHRADLGLAHDGDADRCLAVDANGELVDGDAIMVVLALAMQEAGELTADTLVTTVMSNLGLHLAMRAAGVTVRTTAVGDRYVLEELRAGDYSLGGEQSGHIVMPALGSTGDGIVTGLRLMTRMVQTGSSLASLASAMQTLPQVLINVEVADKVTAAAAPSVQTAVDRAAAELGDTGRILLRPSGTEPMIRVMVEAADEDVARRLAAGVADAVSAAR, from the coding sequence ATGGGTCGACTATTTGGCACCGACGGTGTGCGCGGGGTCGCCAACCGCGAGCTGACCGCGGAGTTGGCCCTGGCGCTGGGCGCCGCCGCCGCGCGGCACCTAGCGAGCCCGGGTAGACCGGGCCGGCGGGTTGCCGTGGTCGGCCGCGATCCACGGGCCAGCGGCGAAATGCTGGAGGCTGCCGTGATCGCCGGGCTGACCAGCCAGGGTGTGGACGCGCTGCGGGTCGGGGTGCTTCCGACGCCGGCGGTGGCCTACCTGACCGGCGCCTACGACGCCGACTTCGGGGTGATGATCTCGGCGTCGCACAACCCGATGCCCGACAACGGCATCAAGATCTTCGGCGCCGGCGGCCAGAAACTCGACGACGACACCGAGGATCAGATCGAGAACCTGGTGGCATCCGGTCCCGGGTTGCGTCCGGTCGGCGCGGGGATCGGCCGTGTCGTCGACGCCGAGGATGCGGCGGAACGTTACCTGCGTCAGGTGAGCAAGGCCAGCACCACCCCGCTCGACGGTCTCACCGTGGTCGTCGATTGTGCCCACGGCGCCGCGTCGGCGGTGGCGCCGCGCGCGTATCGCGCCGCCGGGGCCACAGTCATCGCGATCAACGCCGAGCCCAACGGAGTCAACATCAACGACGCCTGCGGATCGACAGACCTGGATAGCCTGCGGGCGGCGGTCATCGCGCATCGTGCCGACCTGGGTCTGGCACACGACGGAGATGCCGACCGCTGCCTGGCGGTCGACGCCAACGGTGAGCTCGTCGACGGCGACGCCATCATGGTGGTGCTGGCGCTGGCCATGCAGGAAGCCGGCGAATTGACCGCCGACACGCTGGTGACCACCGTGATGAGCAACCTCGGCCTGCATCTGGCCATGCGCGCCGCCGGCGTCACCGTGCGCACCACCGCCGTCGGTGACCGTTACGTCCTGGAGGAATTGCGCGCCGGCGACTACAGCCTGGGCGGTGAGCAATCCGGCCATATCGTGATGCCGGCGCTGGGATCGACCGGAGACGGTATCGTCACCGGGCTGCGGCTGATGACCCGTATGGTGCAGACCGGCTCGTCGCTCGCCTCCCTGGCATCGGCAATGCAGACGTTGCCCCAGGTGCTGATCAACGTCGAGGTTGCCGACAAGGTCACTGCCGCCGCCGCGCCGTCGGTCCAGACGGCCGTCGACCGGGCTGCCGCAGAGCTGGGCGACACTGGCCGAATCCTGTTGCGTCCCTCTGGAACTGAGCCGATGATTCGCGTCATGGTGGAGGCGGCCGACGAGGACGTCGCACGGCGGCTGGCGGCCGGCGTCGCCGATGCGGTCAGCGCCGCGCGCTGA
- a CDS encoding LLM class F420-dependent oxidoreductase, translated as MRIGIALDYSGGFHEAVDRVVELEKSGIDIAVVAEAYSFDAISHLGYLAARTTRVELASGILPIYIRTPSLLAMTAAGLDFVSDGRFHLGIGTSGPQVIEGFHGVEFDAPIGRTREVVEICRRIWRRERLHYAGKHYQIPLPSDRGTGLGKALQLINHPVRERIPISIAALGPKNVELTAEIAEGWQPVFFYPAKAHGVWGAALAAGAANRDPALGPLDVMVGTSLAIGEDVDERLGWTKPQLALYIGGMGAKGRNFYHSLATRYGFGAAADRIQDLYLAGRKREAIDAVPDELVRGISLIGPRGHVAERLAAFADAGVTTLLVRPVTGDSGEAVRYVEELLSLRPS; from the coding sequence ATGCGAATCGGCATCGCCCTGGACTACTCGGGCGGCTTTCACGAAGCCGTCGACCGCGTCGTCGAACTGGAGAAGTCCGGCATCGACATCGCAGTGGTGGCTGAGGCGTATTCCTTTGACGCCATCAGCCACCTGGGGTATCTGGCGGCCAGGACAACCCGCGTGGAATTGGCCTCCGGGATACTCCCGATCTATATCCGCACGCCGTCGCTGCTGGCGATGACCGCCGCCGGCCTGGACTTCGTGTCCGACGGCCGCTTCCACCTCGGAATCGGCACGTCCGGACCGCAAGTGATCGAGGGCTTCCATGGCGTCGAATTCGACGCCCCGATTGGCCGTACCCGCGAGGTGGTGGAAATCTGCCGGCGGATCTGGCGCCGGGAACGGCTGCACTACGCGGGCAAGCATTACCAGATCCCGCTACCCTCCGATCGCGGAACAGGTTTGGGTAAAGCGCTGCAGCTCATCAACCATCCTGTGCGGGAACGCATTCCGATATCGATCGCCGCGCTGGGACCGAAGAACGTCGAGCTGACGGCGGAGATCGCGGAGGGCTGGCAGCCGGTCTTCTTCTACCCGGCGAAGGCTCACGGGGTCTGGGGAGCAGCGCTGGCTGCCGGCGCCGCCAACCGAGATCCTGCGCTGGGACCGCTGGACGTGATGGTCGGTACCTCGCTGGCGATCGGGGAGGATGTCGATGAACGGCTGGGGTGGACCAAACCGCAACTGGCCCTCTACATCGGCGGCATGGGCGCCAAAGGCCGCAACTTTTATCACAGCCTGGCCACCCGCTACGGCTTCGGGGCGGCCGCAGACCGGATCCAGGACCTGTATCTGGCCGGCCGCAAACGAGAGGCGATAGACGCGGTTCCTGACGAGCTGGTGCGCGGGATCTCGCTGATCGGGCCGCGGGGCCACGTCGCCGAACGACTGGCTGCCTTCGCCGACGCCGGCGTCACCACGCTGTTGGTCAGACCGGTGACCGGCGATTCCGGTGAAGCGGTGCGCTATGTCGAGGAACTGCTAAGCCTGCGTCCCTCCTGA
- a CDS encoding dihydroneopterin aldolase yields the protein MAGQTDDIHDTVYYKRITKAILTAIEPSSYRLIEKMAQAVADICLADPFVEKVKVTVDKPGALRFARSPAVSIYRER from the coding sequence GTGGCGGGCCAAACGGATGATATCCACGATACCGTCTATTACAAGCGGATCACCAAAGCCATCTTGACCGCCATTGAGCCTTCTAGCTACCGCCTGATCGAAAAGATGGCGCAGGCGGTGGCGGATATTTGTCTCGCCGATCCGTTCGTGGAGAAAGTGAAGGTAACCGTCGATAAGCCTGGCGCCCTGCGCTTTGCCAGGTCTCCGGCGGTATCAATTTATCGAGAGCGTTAG
- a CDS encoding dienelactone hydrolase family protein, which translates to MARTRKLFAALSRRGPHRVLRGDLAYAGLPGVVYTPEAGLNLPGIAFGHDWLTSATRYSGLLEHLASWGIVTGAPDTQRGLAPSVLNLAFDLGVALDIVAGVRLGPGKISVHPAKLGLVGHGFGGSAAVFAAAGMPAKSAAVAAIFPTVTAPPPEQPAATLKVPGLIMSAPGDPKTLTSNALELSQVWDAATLRIVSKAKAGGLVEGRRLTKVVGLAGADRRTQRFVRALLTGYLLYTLGGDKAYREFADPDAQLPKTDALDPEAPPVTPEEKIVTLLK; encoded by the coding sequence GTGGCCCGCACCCGCAAGCTCTTCGCCGCCCTCAGCCGCCGTGGTCCCCACCGCGTCCTGCGCGGTGACCTCGCCTATGCCGGCCTACCGGGCGTGGTGTACACCCCGGAAGCCGGGCTCAACCTACCCGGTATCGCCTTCGGCCACGACTGGCTGACCTCCGCCACCCGCTATTCGGGCCTGCTGGAACACCTCGCGTCATGGGGCATCGTGACCGGAGCTCCCGATACCCAACGGGGCCTCGCGCCGTCGGTGCTGAACCTGGCCTTCGACCTGGGCGTTGCGCTCGACATCGTGGCGGGGGTGCGGCTGGGACCCGGCAAGATCAGCGTGCACCCCGCCAAGCTGGGGCTGGTGGGACACGGCTTCGGCGGCTCGGCCGCGGTGTTCGCGGCGGCCGGCATGCCCGCCAAGTCGGCAGCCGTGGCGGCGATCTTTCCGACAGTGACCGCTCCCCCGCCGGAGCAACCCGCAGCGACACTCAAAGTCCCGGGCCTGATCATGAGCGCACCAGGAGATCCCAAGACGTTGACGTCCAACGCCCTCGAGCTGTCGCAGGTCTGGGACGCGGCCACGCTGCGCATCGTCAGCAAAGCCAAGGCCGGTGGCCTGGTCGAGGGCAGGCGGCTGACGAAGGTGGTCGGCCTGGCCGGCGCGGACCGCAGGACGCAGCGTTTCGTTCGGGCGCTGCTCACCGGATATCTGCTGTACACCCTCGGCGGCGACAAGGCATATCGCGAGTTCGCCGATCCCGATGCGCAACTGCCCAAGACGGACGCGCTGGACCCGGAAGCTCCTCCAGTGACTCCCGAAGAGAAGATCGTCACGCTGCTGAAGTAA